The Deinococcus aestuarii genome includes the window GTGCAGCTATCCGCCACTTCTACCGTTGGACCCGGCGGCAGTTCAGCACCCGAAAGACTTGCGCACACCAGAAGATCACGGACGCCTGGCTGATCGCGTTGCTGCTGAGCCGATTCGTGTTCAAGGTCCCTCACGCGTCCATCTGGTGGAGCCTCTTGAAGGAAGACCGGAACGGTCTTCCTTCGTACACTCAGGCGTACACGCGAAGCCTGCGGCTCTTGGCCCATCTCGAAACCCTGGCAAACACGGCTGAACACTTGGCCGAGGTCATCATCGACTCGATGCCTCTCCCCATTTGCCGTCCCAAACGCACGAAGTGCTGCGCGTTCCCGGGTGCACGGTGGGGGTACGGAACGCAGGGCGACTTCTATGGCTACAAGTTGCATGCGTGGGTGACCGTCAGCGGAAAGATCGTCCAGTACGCACTCCGGCCCGCCAATCTCCACGACCTGACCGTCAGCTTTGAGCTGAATCAAAGGTGGCCGGAGTTCGGTGGCCCCAAGATCATCGGAGACAAAGGCTATGCCGCGCTGGGCTTTGTCTTTCCGCCCAAGAAGAACACGCGATACGACACGGGGTGGCGGGAAACCCGCCACCCCAAACTTCGCAAACGCATCGAAACCGTCTTTTCACAACTCGTCGCCGGGCAGATTCGTTCCGTTCAAGCCAAAACGCTCGCAGGCTTACGGCTTCGTGTCGTGCTGGCTGTCCTCGCTCACAACCTCACTAGGCCCTAAACGGCGTTAAGATGTTTGCCGTCTCTTGGTCACCTGCTCTTTCGAGAGCGGCTACAATGGGTGCAGTCACTTTATTGCCCAAACCAGAATCGAGGATTTGAAGAATAGCGTCGCGTGAGTCAGTCATGAGTTGCATCTCCTGGCAACTCCAGCCCCCCGTCACGCCCGGCCACGAACCTTTCCCGCAGAAACCTCCCCTGCGTCATCAATCGGTCGGCGGCCGCGTGGTCGTGCCGCAGCGCCTCGCGCACCCCGTCCTCGATCAGGGCGAGCTGTTCGGCGAGCAGCGTGTCGGCGGGCTGGCCCTGCCCGGCGAGGCGTTCCCGCGCCCCGTCGGTGAGGGCCAGGTACGCCCGGACCGTCTCCGGGAGGTACGTCCGCCGCGTCTCCGCCAGCAGGTACGCCGTGCGCGCGTCGGGCGTGCCGGGCTCGGCCTGCGCGTCCGCCACCGCGCACAGCACCCCCCACGCCCGCGCTCGCTGCGGCTCGGGCAGCCGCAGCACGAGCGACTCCACGGGCTCCGGCGCCGGGGCGGGAAGGGGCCTCGCGGCGGCGGGCAGGGCCTCCCCGCGCCCCGTCGGCAACCGCGCCGCCCGCCGCCCCGCCTTCGTCGTGTTGTCCACGTAGACGATTAAAGCGATGCCGCCGAAGATCACCAGCAGCAGCAACACCGCCGTCACGCGCCCGCCTCCGCCTTGCTCATCCCCCTATTTTGCGTCACCTCAGTTCCCCGGTTTGGCCGCCACCCCCCCTTGTTGCCCTTGCAGGCTCTTGAGGTCCAGCAGGAAGTTCCCGTCGGCGGGCAGCATCACCGTGTTGATGCCGGGCGAGAGCTTCTCGGCCACCGTCAGTTGGATGAGCTGCGGATTCTCGCGCAGGGCCCGCCCGCGTAAGCTGAGCGCCTCCGCCTCGCCGCGCGCCTTGGCGACCGCCGCCCGCGCCGCCCCCTCGGCCTCCACGACCGCGCGCTGGGCGCTGATGTTGGCCTGCTGGAGCCGGTTGCGCTCCACCGCGACCTGCTGCTCGGCGGTCTGCTTTTGCTCGATGGCCTTGGCGACGCTCTCGGGAATCTTGAGTTCCCGCAGCAGCACGGCGTCGAGCACGATGTTGTTGCGGGCGAACTCCTGTTTCAGCGCCTCCGAGACCCGCACCTCGACCGCCTGCCGCTGGGTGCTGATCAGGTCCGCCGCGTTGACCTGCCCGATGGCGTCGCGCACCTTGGAGCGGATCTCGGGCGCGATCAGGACCCGCTCGTACGCCGGGCCGAGCTTCTGGTGCAGCTCCGACGCCCGCGCCGGGTTGATCGCGTAGCGCACCGTCACGTCCGCCGTGATGTCGAGCCCCTCCTTGCTGCGCGCCCGGATCGCCCCCTCGTCCCCCTCGCCCCGCGCGTGCGAGAGCGTGACCTCCTGGGTGCGCGTCGAGTACAGGTTCACCCGGTCGATGAACGGCGTGACGAAATGCACCCCCTCCTGGAGGGGCTGGGCCCGCACGCCGCCGAGCGCGCTGAACACCACGCCCACGTTCCCGGCGGGCACCACCCGCAGTCCCTGCTCGACCACCAGCCCGGCGAGCGCCAGCCCCCCCACGATCAGCCCCAGCCGCACGGGAAAAC containing:
- a CDS encoding IS982 family transposase is translated as MARYRPPHSLSRRAAIRHFYRWTRRQFSTRKTCAHQKITDAWLIALLLSRFVFKVPHASIWWSLLKEDRNGLPSYTQAYTRSLRLLAHLETLANTAEHLAEVIIDSMPLPICRPKRTKCCAFPGARWGYGTQGDFYGYKLHAWVTVSGKIVQYALRPANLHDLTVSFELNQRWPEFGGPKIIGDKGYAALGFVFPPKKNTRYDTGWRETRHPKLRKRIETVFSQLVAGQIRSVQAKTLAGLRLRVVLAVLAHNLTRP
- a CDS encoding prohibitin family protein, whose translation is MTKRQEQGGEGTPRRSFPVRLGLIVGGLALAGLVVEQGLRVVPAGNVGVVFSALGGVRAQPLQEGVHFVTPFIDRVNLYSTRTQEVTLSHARGEGDEGAIRARSKEGLDITADVTVRYAINPARASELHQKLGPAYERVLIAPEIRSKVRDAIGQVNAADLISTQRQAVEVRVSEALKQEFARNNIVLDAVLLRELKIPESVAKAIEQKQTAEQQVAVERNRLQQANISAQRAVVEAEGAARAAVAKARGEAEALSLRGRALRENPQLIQLTVAEKLSPGINTVMLPADGNFLLDLKSLQGQQGGVAAKPGN